The bacterium genome includes a region encoding these proteins:
- a CDS encoding DNA glycosylase produces MDLARTLDSGQAFRWRWDNGTRQVATGVVGRRMVRLAQDARGIRLLSPDAPDARDAMRRYLGAIPRRAHPRRVEATLAADPVLARLLPHTAGLSLLSQDPWEVLISFIISQNNNIPKIMRSIDGLARALGEPLDDGVAAFPTPERLAAAPARTLAACSLGYRVPYVRSAARLVADGRLDLAALSRMEHAPARAALLDVPGVGEKVGDCVLLFGLGHRAAFPIDVWVRRAVERLYFRGRPRRLREIQAFARERFGPLAGHAQQHLFAYARARFRA; encoded by the coding sequence ATCGATCTCGCCCGCACGCTGGATTCGGGACAGGCCTTCCGGTGGCGCTGGGACAACGGCACGCGGCAGGTCGCGACCGGCGTCGTCGGCCGACGCATGGTCCGGCTCGCCCAGGATGCCCGCGGCATCCGGCTGCTTTCGCCCGATGCGCCGGACGCCCGCGATGCGATGCGCCGCTATCTCGGGGCGATCCCCCGCCGCGCCCATCCCCGGCGCGTCGAAGCGACGCTCGCCGCGGATCCTGTGCTGGCCCGGCTGCTCCCGCACACCGCCGGCCTCTCGCTGCTCTCGCAGGATCCGTGGGAAGTCCTGATCTCCTTCATCATCTCGCAGAACAACAACATCCCCAAAATCATGCGGTCGATCGACGGACTCGCGCGCGCACTCGGAGAGCCCCTCGACGACGGCGTGGCGGCATTTCCGACGCCCGAACGTCTCGCGGCCGCGCCCGCGCGCACGCTCGCGGCCTGCTCGCTCGGGTATCGCGTCCCGTACGTGCGGTCCGCCGCGCGCCTTGTCGCGGACGGACGGCTCGATCTCGCGGCGCTGTCGCGGATGGAACACGCCCCGGCGCGCGCGGCCCTGCTCGACGTGCCCGGCGTCGGCGAAAAGGTCGGCGACTGCGTGCTGCTGTTTGGCCTCGGCCACCGCGCGGCGTTTCCGATCGACGTTTGGGTGCGCCGCGCCGTCGAACGGCTGTACTTTCGAGGACGGCCCCGGCGGCTGCGCGAGATCCAGGCCTTCGCCCGTGAGCGATTCGGCCCGCTCGCCGGACACGCGCAGCAGCACCTCTTTGCGTACGCGCGCGCCCGGTTCCGCGCATGA
- a CDS encoding isoprenylcysteine carboxylmethyltransferase family protein, with amino-acid sequence MSAILRPALMLAGVTAYLGLSVLAWGGPGPFFSHRALVALTVVTLALTVATLRAGGNLSSGEREDRGNRWVIAAFATIGLLEGYLPAYTDRMRMWVIDGDAVRWLGVVLFAGGGALRIWPVFVLGRRFSGLVAIQPGHALVTTGVYGTIRNPSYLGLLISSLGWGLAFRSGAGVLLAALLIPPLVARMDAEERLLQSQFGADYDAYRARTFRLIPGVY; translated from the coding sequence ATGAGCGCGATCCTCCGCCCGGCGCTCATGCTCGCGGGCGTTACGGCGTATCTCGGGCTGAGCGTGCTCGCGTGGGGCGGCCCGGGGCCTTTCTTTTCCCACCGGGCGCTCGTCGCGCTGACGGTCGTCACGTTGGCACTGACCGTCGCCACGCTGCGGGCCGGCGGCAATCTCAGTTCGGGCGAGCGCGAGGACCGCGGCAACCGGTGGGTCATCGCCGCGTTCGCGACCATCGGACTGCTCGAGGGCTACCTGCCGGCCTACACCGACCGGATGCGGATGTGGGTCATCGACGGCGACGCGGTGCGGTGGCTCGGCGTCGTGCTCTTCGCGGGCGGAGGCGCGCTGCGGATCTGGCCGGTCTTCGTGCTAGGCCGCCGGTTCAGCGGCCTCGTGGCGATCCAGCCGGGGCACGCGCTCGTCACCACCGGAGTTTACGGGACGATCCGCAATCCGAGTTACCTGGGCCTTCTGATCAGCTCGCTGGGGTGGGGACTCGCCTTTCGCTCGGGCGCGGGCGTGCTGCTCGCCGCGCTCCTGATCCCGCCGCTCGTGGCACGGATGGACGCGGAGGAGCGCCTGCTGCAAAGCCAGTTCGGTGCGGACTACGACGCGTATCGCGCCCGGACGTTCCGGCTGATTCCCGGGGTCTACTGA
- a CDS encoding luciferase family protein: MSVRGAGETIKNTVSVWDGVTAHAHRFGGTEFRLGSREIGHVHGDGLVDIPFPTKVRNEIVSAGEASPHHVLPESGWVSFYIQKPEDVKRAIGLLRRSYEIAVAQRTRADAAKHSRPA; encoded by the coding sequence ATGTCTGTCCGTGGTGCGGGTGAAACCATCAAGAATACCGTGTCGGTCTGGGACGGCGTGACCGCGCACGCGCACCGGTTCGGCGGGACCGAGTTTCGGCTCGGAAGCCGGGAGATCGGCCACGTGCACGGCGACGGGCTCGTCGACATCCCGTTTCCGACCAAGGTCCGCAACGAGATCGTCTCCGCGGGCGAGGCGTCGCCCCACCATGTCCTGCCGGAGAGCGGCTGGGTGAGCTTCTACATCCAAAAACCGGAAGACGTGAAACGGGCCATCGGCCTGCTGCGCCGGTCGTATGAGATCGCGGTCGCGCAGCGAACGCGGGCCGACGCGGCGAAGCACTCGCGGCCCGCGTGA
- a CDS encoding NIPSNAP family protein — MIHQLRIYEIFEHNKAAFHARFRDHAARIMRKHGFDIVAMWETKTPRRTEFVYLLAWPDEAAKSAAWAKFFADEEWKEAKRATAAHGDMVGEIEDRMLAPVDYSPSLLARR; from the coding sequence GTGATCCATCAACTGCGGATCTACGAGATTTTCGAGCACAACAAAGCCGCCTTCCACGCGCGCTTCCGCGACCACGCGGCGCGCATCATGCGGAAACACGGGTTCGACATCGTCGCGATGTGGGAGACCAAGACGCCCCGCCGGACCGAGTTCGTCTATCTGCTGGCGTGGCCCGATGAGGCGGCGAAATCGGCGGCGTGGGCGAAATTCTTCGCGGACGAGGAATGGAAAGAAGCGAAGCGCGCGACGGCCGCGCACGGGGATATGGTCGGGGAGATCGAGGACCGCATGCTCGCGCCGGTCGACTACTCTCCGTCGTTGCTCGCGAGGCGCTGA
- the selD gene encoding selenide, water dikinase SelD: MNDRDRIRLTSMVACAGUASKLSPTDLAQVLRHLPPITDPNVLVGTSTADDAGVYRLGPDLALVQTIDIFTPIVDDPYWFGAIAAANALSDVYAMGGTPRLALNFAGFPRAKLPLDVLGEILRGGADKCAEAGVTIIGGHTIDDPEPKYGLAVTGFVHPERVITNAAARAGDRLVLTKPLGMGIVTTALKQGKAEQAAVDEAIRIMAALNRPAAEAMIAIGVSAATDITGFGLLGHLAEMTRGSGVAARVRLRDVPILAAAWPLVRARAIPGGTQRNRESLQGVVSWDGVGEDAQILLADAQTSGGLLIAVPEARCDALVRALRVGGLPVAAVIGEITGPGGGAITVVA, encoded by the coding sequence ATGAACGACCGCGACCGCATCCGGCTCACCAGCATGGTGGCCTGCGCGGGCTGAGCATCCAAGCTGAGTCCGACGGACCTGGCGCAGGTTCTGCGCCACCTGCCACCGATCACCGACCCGAACGTCCTGGTGGGTACCAGCACCGCCGACGACGCCGGTGTTTACCGTCTTGGGCCCGATCTGGCCCTGGTCCAGACGATCGATATCTTCACGCCCATCGTGGACGATCCGTACTGGTTTGGGGCGATCGCGGCGGCCAACGCGCTGAGCGACGTGTACGCGATGGGCGGGACGCCCCGGCTCGCCCTCAACTTCGCGGGGTTCCCCCGCGCGAAGCTCCCGCTCGACGTGCTCGGCGAGATTCTGCGCGGCGGCGCGGACAAGTGCGCCGAGGCGGGCGTGACCATCATCGGCGGCCACACGATCGACGACCCCGAGCCCAAATACGGGTTAGCGGTGACCGGGTTCGTGCATCCCGAGCGCGTCATCACCAACGCCGCGGCCCGGGCGGGGGACCGCCTCGTGCTGACGAAGCCGCTCGGGATGGGCATCGTGACCACGGCCCTCAAGCAGGGCAAGGCGGAGCAGGCCGCGGTCGACGAAGCGATTCGCATCATGGCCGCGCTCAACCGGCCGGCCGCCGAAGCGATGATCGCCATCGGCGTGTCCGCCGCGACCGACATCACGGGGTTCGGCCTGCTGGGGCATCTCGCCGAGATGACGCGAGGGTCCGGAGTTGCCGCGCGCGTCCGGCTGCGCGACGTGCCCATCCTCGCAGCCGCGTGGCCGCTGGTGCGGGCCCGCGCGATCCCGGGCGGGACTCAGCGCAACCGCGAATCTCTCCAGGGCGTCGTGTCGTGGGACGGCGTCGGCGAGGACGCGCAAATTCTGCTGGCCGACGCGCAGACCTCCGGCGGCCTGCTCATCGCCGTGCCGGAAGCGCGGTGCGACGCGCTGGTCCGGGCGCTGCGCGTGGGCGGGCTCCCCGTGGCGGCCGTGATCGGCGAGATCACCGGGCCCGGAGGCGGCGCGATTACCGTCGTCGCGTGA
- a CDS encoding LysR family transcriptional regulator, with the protein MAVNVHLLKIFHAVARSGSFSRAASELAISQPSVSIQVGELERQFGVELFEPAGKSVRLTEAGRICFDYAGRILALMEEAQRAMDEVKGLGRGRLLVGATQTPGTYILPAMLGRLKAKYPRLEIALRIDDPRRIQEMVLRQELDLAVTGWRVSLPDLEAVPMADDEMVLVVAPSHPFADLPEVALTDLAREPFIMRERGSGARELLDDALHRAGVYITPTLELEGVDAVKQAVAANLGVSMLSRCAIDLEVSTGRLRVVPVRDFKVERTIWLVRHRDRQLPRAAQAFIALATVSPGVEPVQT; encoded by the coding sequence ATGGCGGTCAACGTTCACCTGCTGAAAATCTTTCACGCGGTCGCGCGGTCGGGCAGCTTCTCGCGCGCGGCGTCGGAACTAGCGATCAGCCAGCCGTCGGTCAGCATCCAGGTGGGGGAGCTGGAGCGGCAGTTCGGGGTGGAGCTGTTCGAGCCGGCCGGCAAGTCCGTCCGGCTCACCGAGGCCGGGCGGATCTGCTTCGACTACGCGGGGAGGATCCTCGCGCTCATGGAAGAGGCCCAGCGTGCGATGGACGAAGTCAAAGGCCTCGGGCGCGGCCGCCTCCTCGTCGGCGCGACACAGACGCCGGGAACGTACATCCTGCCGGCGATGCTCGGCCGCCTGAAGGCCAAATACCCGCGGCTCGAGATCGCCCTGCGTATCGACGATCCCCGCAGAATCCAGGAAATGGTGCTGCGCCAGGAACTCGACCTCGCGGTAACGGGATGGCGCGTCAGCCTCCCGGATCTCGAGGCCGTCCCGATGGCCGACGACGAGATGGTCCTCGTCGTCGCGCCGTCGCACCCGTTCGCGGACCTGCCGGAAGTGGCGCTTACCGACCTCGCGCGCGAGCCGTTCATCATGCGGGAACGGGGATCTGGCGCCCGGGAATTGCTCGACGACGCGCTGCACCGCGCCGGGGTTTACATCACGCCGACGCTGGAACTCGAGGGCGTCGACGCGGTGAAGCAGGCGGTCGCCGCGAACCTCGGCGTCTCGATGCTGTCGCGCTGCGCGATCGACCTCGAGGTCTCGACCGGCCGGCTGCGCGTCGTGCCGGTGCGGGATTTCAAGGTCGAGCGGACGATCTGGCTCGTGCGCCACCGCGACCGGCAGCTCCCGCGCGCCGCGCAGGCGTTTATCGCCCTCGCCACCGTCTCGCCGGGTGTGGAGCCGGTGCAGACGTAG
- a CDS encoding alanine--glyoxylate aminotransferase family protein, whose amino-acid sequence MRDLPDANLLIPGPTPLPPEVLEAMNRQMTNHRGPVFGEIMREVLDGLHEVFQTRNDILTFVASGTGGLEASVVNVFSPGDRVLSVTNGSFCERWAEMAELYGARVDRISAPWGRRVPVAEVAARLEADTGGEYRAVLVTQSETSTGVHNDVRAIREAMGRHPALLMVDAISALGAIPLETDAWGVDVVVTASQKALMSPPGLAFLSVSDRAWAAAQRSTTPRFYLDFVRARNAARFANPSTPFTTAVSVAYAVQAAVRLIRKEGLQNVFARHRRMAQLVRAGVRGMGLEPFVDDASAVDTVTTVRMPQGVDSQKVVAHARDRYQVLIGNGIGKLEHDIVRIGHLGYTRPEWLLGGLEALGKTLGDLGRPVRTESGVRAANGALKAGTLG is encoded by the coding sequence ATGCGCGATCTGCCGGACGCGAACCTGTTGATCCCGGGACCGACCCCGCTCCCGCCCGAGGTTCTGGAGGCCATGAACCGGCAGATGACCAACCACCGCGGGCCCGTATTCGGCGAGATCATGCGCGAGGTGCTCGACGGGCTGCACGAGGTGTTTCAGACGCGGAACGACATTCTGACCTTCGTCGCCTCCGGCACCGGCGGCCTCGAAGCCTCGGTGGTGAACGTCTTCTCGCCGGGCGACCGCGTGCTGTCGGTCACCAACGGCTCGTTCTGCGAGCGGTGGGCCGAGATGGCGGAACTGTACGGCGCCCGGGTGGACCGGATCTCCGCGCCGTGGGGCCGGCGCGTCCCGGTCGCGGAAGTCGCCGCGCGCCTCGAGGCCGACACGGGCGGCGAGTACCGCGCCGTGCTCGTGACGCAGAGCGAGACGAGCACGGGCGTCCACAACGACGTGCGGGCGATCCGGGAGGCGATGGGCCGGCACCCCGCGCTCCTCATGGTCGATGCGATCAGCGCGCTCGGGGCGATCCCGCTCGAGACCGACGCCTGGGGCGTCGACGTCGTCGTGACCGCCTCGCAGAAGGCGCTGATGAGCCCGCCGGGGCTCGCGTTTCTCAGCGTGAGCGACCGCGCGTGGGCCGCCGCGCAGCGGAGCACGACCCCACGCTTCTACCTCGACTTCGTCCGGGCGCGGAACGCGGCGCGCTTCGCCAATCCGTCCACGCCGTTCACGACCGCCGTCTCGGTGGCGTACGCGGTCCAGGCGGCCGTGCGGCTGATCCGCAAGGAAGGCCTCCAAAACGTGTTCGCGCGGCACCGCCGCATGGCGCAGCTCGTGCGCGCCGGCGTCCGCGGCATGGGCCTCGAGCCGTTCGTAGACGACGCCTCGGCGGTCGACACCGTGACGACCGTGCGGATGCCGCAGGGCGTCGACAGCCAGAAGGTGGTCGCGCACGCCCGCGACCGCTATCAGGTGCTCATCGGAAACGGCATCGGCAAGCTCGAGCACGACATCGTCCGCATCGGCCATCTCGGCTACACCAGGCCGGAGTGGCTGCTTGGCGGGCTCGAGGCGCTCGGGAAGACGCTCGGCGACCTCGGGCGCCCGGTCCGCACCGAGAGCGGCGTGCGCGCCGCAAACGGCGCGCTCAAGGCAGGCACCCTGGGCTAG
- the serA gene encoding phosphoglycerate dehydrogenase: MRVLVADGLADEGLRRLSAAGEVVVRAGVPDDELRSLLSGFDAVIVRSRTRVPAGSLDDAGHLRVIARAGVGVDNIDVEAATRRGILVLNTPESSTIAAAEHTFAMMLALARHVPSAAQAVARGEWARERFLGTELTGKTLGVVGLGKIGSEVARRALAFGMRVVASDPYVSEERARRLGVELAPWPDILDLADVVTLHVPLGRDTRALVGPDELARMKPGAFLINCARGGLVHEPALLAALERGQLGGAALDVFAKEPPGDNPLLRHPRVVATPHLGGSTVEAQRSIAIEVADQVLAALRGEPVRGAVNAPALGEDVWQRLDPFLHLARSLGGLAGQLADGQIRAVALVYEGEVARLDTQPLTASVLVGLLRHASDQPVNLVNAVLLAKERGLRVSESHADLCEDFASQLVAEIETSRGTLRLGGTLWGHRAPRITRLNAWRLDLAPAPHMLFVWNADRPGMIGHVGTILGRRGVNIANMHVGRLELPDGRPLVGRHDAGGTAVMVLTLDAAPPVDVTREIAQADGITAVRATQLPSA, translated from the coding sequence ATGCGCGTGCTCGTCGCCGACGGTCTCGCGGACGAGGGCCTCCGCCGCCTCTCCGCCGCCGGCGAAGTCGTGGTGCGCGCGGGCGTGCCGGACGACGAGCTGCGTTCGCTCCTCAGCGGGTTCGACGCGGTGATCGTACGGAGCCGCACCCGCGTGCCGGCCGGCAGCCTTGACGACGCCGGCCACCTCCGCGTGATCGCACGCGCCGGCGTCGGCGTGGACAATATCGACGTCGAGGCGGCGACCCGCCGCGGCATTCTCGTCCTGAACACCCCGGAGAGCAGCACGATCGCGGCGGCCGAGCACACCTTCGCGATGATGCTCGCGCTCGCGCGCCACGTCCCGAGCGCCGCCCAGGCGGTCGCCCGCGGCGAGTGGGCGCGGGAGCGGTTCCTCGGCACGGAGCTCACCGGCAAGACCCTCGGCGTGGTCGGCCTCGGCAAGATCGGCAGCGAAGTCGCCCGGCGCGCCCTCGCCTTCGGCATGCGCGTGGTGGCGTCGGACCCCTACGTGTCCGAGGAACGCGCGCGGCGCCTCGGGGTCGAGCTCGCCCCGTGGCCCGACATCCTGGATCTGGCCGACGTCGTCACGCTGCACGTGCCGCTGGGACGCGATACGCGGGCGCTCGTCGGCCCGGATGAGCTGGCGCGGATGAAGCCCGGCGCGTTCCTCATCAACTGCGCCCGCGGCGGGCTCGTCCACGAACCGGCGCTCCTCGCCGCGCTGGAGCGAGGCCAGCTCGGCGGCGCGGCCCTCGACGTGTTCGCGAAGGAGCCGCCCGGCGACAATCCCCTGCTGCGGCACCCGCGCGTCGTCGCCACCCCGCACCTCGGCGGCTCCACGGTCGAGGCCCAGCGCTCGATCGCCATCGAGGTCGCCGACCAGGTGCTCGCCGCGCTCCGCGGCGAGCCCGTCCGCGGCGCCGTGAACGCGCCCGCGCTCGGCGAGGACGTCTGGCAGCGGCTCGACCCGTTCCTGCACCTCGCCCGCTCCCTCGGCGGGCTCGCCGGCCAGCTCGCCGACGGCCAGATCCGCGCCGTGGCCCTCGTCTACGAGGGCGAGGTGGCCCGGCTCGACACGCAGCCCCTTACGGCGTCGGTGCTGGTCGGCCTGCTGCGCCACGCCTCCGACCAGCCGGTCAACCTCGTCAACGCGGTGCTGCTGGCCAAGGAGCGCGGGCTGCGCGTGAGCGAGTCCCACGCCGACCTGTGCGAAGATTTCGCGAGCCAGCTCGTCGCCGAGATCGAGACGTCGCGCGGGACGCTCCGGCTCGGTGGCACGCTGTGGGGCCACCGCGCGCCGCGCATCACCCGCCTCAACGCCTGGCGGCTCGACCTCGCGCCGGCGCCGCACATGCTGTTCGTGTGGAACGCGGACCGGCCCGGGATGATCGGCCACGTCGGCACGATCCTCGGCCGGCGCGGCGTCAACATCGCGAACATGCACGTCGGGCGGCTTGAATTACCTGATGGCCGGCCGCTTGTCGGCCGGCACGACGCCGGCGGGACCGCGGTGATGGTCCTGACGCTCGACGCCGCGCCGCCGGTCGACGTGACGCGCGAGATCGCGCAGGCCGACGGCATCACCGCGGTGCGGGCGACTCAGCTGCCCTCGGCGTAG
- the serS gene encoding serine--tRNA ligase, with product MLDLRLIREQPDQIKAAIRRKGADPGLVDAVLEADRRRRDALQRVESLRAEQNRASTEIPRLTGSAREARIAEMKRIATELRGTEPDLAAADAALEAALRRIPNPPHPEVPDGGPEASVTLRTYGEPPHPPFEMLDHVELGTRLDMLDIERAAKISGSRFVLLRRDGALLEMALFRYAVDRLTADGFIPVIPPVLVKREAVLGTMGGGGLDEQMVYRIDGEDLALVGTSEVALGSMLGGEVLDEDALPMRFVGISSCFRREAGAHGKDTRGIFRLHQFDKVEMFSFCHPDRSWDEHAYLLGRQEALWQGLGLPYRVVDIAAGDLGDPAARKYDIETWMPGRGGYAETQSCSNCTDFQARRLNVRFRLRGRRGLEYVHTLNGTAVAATRTIIAVMENFQQAGGSIRIPAVLQPYMGGRTEIVPPAAPARH from the coding sequence GTGCTGGACCTGCGCCTGATTCGCGAGCAGCCGGACCAGATCAAGGCCGCGATCCGGCGCAAAGGCGCCGACCCGGGCCTCGTCGACGCGGTGCTCGAAGCCGACCGCCGGCGGCGCGACGCGCTGCAGCGTGTCGAATCGCTGCGCGCGGAGCAGAATCGCGCCTCCACGGAGATTCCGCGGCTCACCGGCTCCGCCCGGGAGGCGCGCATCGCGGAGATGAAGCGGATCGCCACTGAGCTTCGCGGGACCGAGCCGGATCTCGCCGCGGCCGACGCGGCGCTCGAGGCCGCCCTGCGGCGCATTCCCAATCCCCCGCACCCGGAAGTCCCGGACGGCGGGCCCGAGGCGAGCGTCACCCTCCGCACGTACGGCGAGCCGCCGCACCCCCCGTTCGAAATGCTCGACCACGTCGAGTTGGGGACGCGGCTCGACATGCTCGACATCGAGCGGGCGGCCAAGATCTCCGGGTCCCGCTTCGTGCTGCTGCGCCGCGACGGCGCGCTCTTGGAGATGGCGCTCTTCCGCTACGCCGTCGACCGCCTCACGGCCGACGGCTTCATTCCCGTCATCCCGCCCGTGCTGGTGAAGCGGGAGGCCGTGCTCGGCACCATGGGCGGCGGCGGCCTCGACGAGCAGATGGTCTACCGGATCGACGGCGAGGACCTCGCGCTCGTCGGCACCTCGGAAGTGGCGCTCGGCTCGATGCTGGGCGGCGAAGTCCTCGACGAGGACGCGCTGCCGATGCGGTTCGTCGGCATCTCGTCCTGTTTTCGGCGGGAGGCCGGCGCGCACGGCAAAGACACGCGCGGCATCTTCCGCCTGCACCAGTTCGACAAGGTCGAAATGTTCTCGTTCTGCCACCCCGACCGCTCCTGGGACGAGCACGCGTACCTGCTCGGCCGGCAGGAAGCGCTCTGGCAGGGCCTCGGCCTGCCGTACCGCGTGGTCGACATCGCCGCCGGGGACCTCGGCGATCCCGCCGCGCGCAAGTATGACATCGAGACCTGGATGCCGGGCCGCGGCGGCTACGCCGAGACGCAGTCATGCAGCAACTGCACCGACTTCCAGGCGCGGCGCCTCAACGTGCGTTTCCGGTTGCGCGGCCGGCGCGGTCTCGAGTACGTGCACACCTTGAACGGCACCGCGGTCGCGGCCACCCGCACGATCATCGCCGTCATGGAGAACTTCCAGCAGGCCGGCGGCAGCATCCGGATCCCGGCGGTGCTGCAGCCCTACATGGGAGGCCGTACAGAGATCGTGCCGCCCGCGGCGCCGGCGCGGCACTAG
- the solA gene encoding N-methyl-L-tryptophan oxidase, whose product MRRYDVIVIGVGGMGSAAVYHLARRGKAVLGLEQFDIPHDRGSSHGTNRIIRLAYWEHPSYVPLLRRAYELWRELEHRAEERLLIITGGIDAGPEGCPTVAGSLLSCDIHHLPHETLSAAELHRRFPGYRLAGDMVAVYQPDGGFLLSERAIVAHVTAAQALGAEVRAREPVLDWEPERGGVRVRTEQGTYAAERLVITAGPWAARLVPALARAAVPERQVLLWAQPLKPEHFRLATFPVFNMESPEGRFYGFPIYGVPGFKIGKYHHRLERTDADAVDREIHPEDEAVLREGIRRYFPDADGPTMAMKTCLFTNSPDEHFILDRHPDHTNVAIAAGFSGHGYKFCSVVGEIMADLALEGRSRFDLSLFGIGRLAKS is encoded by the coding sequence ATGCGGCGCTACGATGTCATCGTGATCGGCGTCGGCGGGATGGGCAGCGCCGCCGTCTACCATCTGGCCCGGCGGGGGAAGGCCGTCCTCGGACTGGAGCAGTTCGACATCCCCCACGATCGCGGCTCGTCCCACGGCACCAACCGCATCATCCGCCTCGCCTACTGGGAGCACCCGTCATACGTGCCGCTCCTGCGGCGCGCGTATGAGCTGTGGCGCGAATTGGAGCACCGCGCCGAAGAGCGCCTCCTCATCATTACGGGCGGCATCGACGCGGGCCCGGAAGGCTGCCCCACCGTGGCCGGCTCGCTCCTCTCATGCGATATTCATCACCTGCCGCATGAGACGCTCAGCGCCGCCGAATTGCACCGCCGTTTCCCGGGGTACCGCCTCGCGGGCGACATGGTCGCGGTGTACCAGCCGGACGGCGGCTTCCTGCTGTCGGAGCGCGCGATTGTCGCGCACGTGACCGCGGCGCAGGCGCTCGGCGCCGAGGTGCGCGCCCGCGAGCCGGTGCTCGATTGGGAGCCCGAGCGCGGCGGCGTGCGTGTGCGCACGGAGCAGGGAACGTACGCCGCCGAGCGGCTGGTCATCACCGCCGGGCCGTGGGCGGCACGGCTCGTGCCGGCGCTGGCCCGGGCGGCGGTGCCGGAGCGGCAGGTGCTGCTGTGGGCGCAGCCGCTCAAGCCCGAGCACTTCCGGCTCGCCACGTTCCCGGTGTTCAACATGGAGAGCCCGGAGGGCCGGTTCTACGGATTCCCGATCTATGGGGTCCCGGGCTTCAAGATCGGGAAGTACCACCACCGGCTGGAGCGCACCGACGCCGACGCGGTCGACCGGGAGATCCACCCGGAGGACGAGGCGGTGCTGCGGGAGGGCATCCGCCGCTACTTCCCGGACGCCGACGGCCCGACGATGGCGATGAAGACGTGCCTCTTCACGAACAGCCCTGACGAGCACTTCATCCTCGACCGGCACCCCGACCACACGAACGTCGCCATCGCCGCCGGGTTCTCCGGCCACGGCTACAAGTTCTGCAGCGTGGTCGGCGAGATCATGGCCGACCTGGCGCTCGAGGGACGGAGCCGGTTCGACCTCAGCTTGTTCGGAATCGGGCGGCTTGCGAAGAGCTAA
- a CDS encoding Hsp20/alpha crystallin family protein, with product MTDITVPVNIYRGLRRLMVATRLPGLEPQNIRLEVKGVRFSIQGMLRGVGQEQRSGYLQHEWMVGPYRREVELPESVDATRANATYDNGVLVVMFPRVAQTVSGTITMTKVGTAKGRCRRHVGKDLQPV from the coding sequence ATGACAGATATCACCGTTCCTGTAAACATTTATCGAGGGCTTCGGCGGCTCATGGTGGCCACGCGGCTTCCCGGTCTCGAGCCGCAGAATATTCGTCTCGAGGTGAAGGGAGTCCGGTTCTCGATTCAGGGCATGCTGAGAGGCGTTGGCCAGGAGCAAAGGTCGGGGTACCTTCAACACGAGTGGATGGTCGGCCCCTACCGTCGCGAGGTCGAACTGCCCGAGTCCGTCGACGCGACTAGAGCCAACGCGACCTACGACAACGGCGTTCTTGTCGTGATGTTTCCCCGGGTGGCGCAGACGGTCTCCGGCACGATTACGATGACGAAAGTCGGCACCGCAAAGGGTCGGTGTCGCCGCCACGTCGGGAAAGATCTGCAGCCGGTCTGA